The stretch of DNA tgtctaTTGAACAATGCTAActgaaacaaatacatttatgCAAATTTACATCCTAGGAAACCAGAGTAAATATAAGACATTAGTCAAGGATGAATCAAAAAGTTCTATTCTTCTTCGTCATCTGTATGATCAGGTGGCAAAGGACGTACTCTGTGGAAAGAACAGAGAACTTCAATAGTCAGCATCAActactaaaaaaaacaaaaaaaaatagttgcaAAGTTATAAATTAGGAACCTTAATTAATAGTGTAGTGGGTCTGGTCAGGTGactggaaatgaaagaaaagtaaaaccatTAATTGATAAACAACTACAAATTCCAAGTGCTACAGCAACAAATTTTTcaacaatttattttctctgtcaaTTTgccaaatcagtgtttctcctttAGGTTATgttgccatttttattaaaaaagaaatttgtttctaTAAGATCATCTTTCAACATGTTATGTGGATGACAAAAGTAGAATATAATCCTTCAGCAAGGACTTTGTGATAATAAAAGGCAAGAAATTTAACAACCCTCCTGAGTGAAGAAAACAGCAACAAGTTGTCATATTTGACTGTATAACCCCTTTGGAccatataaatgtattatttgattAGAAAGCTCCCCCAATTGTTTAAGCTGGCACATGGTAGTTggaacttttgaaaaataatttacattatcCCAAGCCATTTGTACTCATTacatttttacagataaaaaagtcaattaaaaacataattataaatcaaaattatttttagagctgATGAAAATTTGTGAGATCTATCCTAAAAGAATCAGTTTTCAAATTAGATCCAGTAATCCGAACAGTCATAGAGCTAAATAGTTAAATGAAGGCAGCTAAAATGAAGGTATTCTGACTTGGTATGAGATTATCATTGACTCACCTATTAGATTACTGAGAGGACTTCATTTTACTTTCCTGGAAATTAAATTGAGTTAACAAGGAACCAAAGTTCCTTTTTGCAAGGACTTGATTTACTTTGTCATCATGGTTCTGTTCAGATTTTAAGTAGCTAGTCTCACTTGATTCTGACTCCCCCATGCAACGGATCCAGTTTACTCTGCctttgtgagaaaaataaagccatagGAGTTGTCATATTCCAGATTGTGACATAAGGAGTTAATAGAAGAAGTCCTCCTGATAAACTGACAGTTTACTATTTACTGTTAATAGTTAATCTACTAATTTACCATCAATGAAGGGGTACTTACAACTCTCCTAAACAAAGACCAATCTAAGAAAGGCACTAAAGGaataatataaactttttaaattataccaTAGACCAAATTGCTTTATGAGAATACATGTGTAATCTTTCTCCATGTGGTAGAAAGCCTGTAATATAGTTTTTATTGCTATGATGATCAACGGTATAACCATATTTGGCTATTTTGCCAAATGTTGTTTCCTTAATGGAAGtcacaaataattaaaaagtctcaaataattcaaataattcaAAAGTAATACAGTCTAGAGCTGATATTAACTATTAGCTTGTTTATATTAGAATAACAAGGAAGAATGGTCCCAGACAATGAGAGGGAACCAGAAGagacaaaatgtaaaatttagttACTGCTCCAGAGTTTGACACTCCTTTCAAACACAGCATAAGATAGTAAGCACTCAGCAACCATTTACTAAATAACCTTATGAACATTGgctaattcttaaaattttatatgcataAACATCACTTTATATGGCAAATACTTTAATTACTCTTCTggccattaatttttatttagcttgTGTTTAATGCAAATCAATTCCAAACATTATGTACAATCCAAAACAGATGTATAGTGTTCATATATGAAGCAAAAGAGTGTTCATTCACATGCACGGATCTCGTGTAGCTTGAGATCTGTTGGATCCAGTTGTTCCTGTGTGGGTTTCTAAAGATGGCACATATTGCTGGGAGGTACAGGAGAATATAGGGTGgataatggaaggagacttgcctTTAGGATGGTGAcaacacaatataatatacagatgatgtattataggattgtccacctgaagcctatattattttattaaccaatgtaaccccaataaattcaataaaaacatgaaaaataaataagtaaaaatggcAAATATTGGCCTAAGACTTAAGAGTACTGTGGCCATGCTGAATACTGTAATATCTGAGCATTGGTGTGTGAACTTGTGAATCAAAGATTTCATGCaagtgtctatttttaaaaaggcttttttgGAGATCAAGGCagttataaaagtttttttttttaaagactttatttatttatttatagagagggcagggagggagaaagagagagagagaaacgtcaatgtgcagttgctgggggccatggcctgcaacccaggcatgtgccccgactgggaatcgaacctgtaatgctttggtttgcagcctgcactcaatccactgagccatgccagccagggctaaaagttttaatttccaGAATCAAGTACACTTAGGTTTAGGACCAAATTCTAACAAACTAAACACTGATTGATATAGAAAGTATTCCAAATGTAGCTATTCTGAttcataaagtttaaaaaaaatagttacagaAAGAGCACAAGAGTTTTGAATTCAATGCAGCAAGTTTCCAGACTTCACTTCCCAAATAcctaataaacattatttttgtctCCTTCATATGTCTGCCTCTTAATTTCAGGATTTGTCAAACATGActtcaaaacataaatttttaattacaaaaattattcaatacgtgcagaaataaaaagcagtatTTTTAAGACTGATATCAATATCTAATCTTTGGAATCAACTTAGGTTATCCAAATTAGCTAAATGAATTTGGCACTTCTACAGGGTGGGAATGTGTGATAGAAAATACCTGACATTTGGTTTAGCGTATATGCAAGAATTACTCATGGCTGGATTTGTAGTAGATTCCAATCCATCATTGCCCTGGCACATGTCAATTACTACATCAAACTCAATGTCAAATCCAAAGCCCCAGAGGAAAGAGTTAAATTCCCAAGAGAATAGTGAAAACTTAACAATGTAAAACTTTATGTAGAGTATATCCGAATTAAATTAGGGCTGTTAAAATATACAGAGGATTTACAGTAACACCTGGTGGTTCCTTCAAATGTACATATAAATGAATCATAGAAGCTTATTTTACCTAATCATTTTATTGCCTTCTAGATTTAACAAAGCAGAGTGAAAGCTGACTCTCCATTCCACAGTTCATTGTTTTTCTTGATCCAGGTGaaattactcttatttttaaGGTAAAGTTTTAAGTGTCCTTACTTAAAACTTTTGAGCTACGTTTAATCACATTTTCAATGTTGTCTCTCTCTGTTCTTGCACATGAAACTCCAGCAAATTTAATATTGGCATTCATTACGTAGTCAAACCTTCAGATCTTCTTTAAACCAGTCCAATGTGAGATTCTCAACATTTTCTGCATTGGTAGATTAGTAATTAGTAGATTTGATGAAAACCTGTTTTTTCCTTGCCACATTGGACTTCAAGATGCCATATGAATTGGGCTGTAGAATATGGGTTGGTGAACTGCAGATGTTTCTTGGCCTGAGTCTCCTAAAGGTAGAGATGTAGAAGAGCAAAAAAGACCGCAAAGAGACTGGCTGTTAACTGTAGGGCACAGCTGTGTCCTGTGGTTTCAAGACGATCTGGTGTGCTGGACAAAGGAACGTGCGAATAAATCCGTGCAGGTAGAACCAACACCAGAAGCAGCAGCCCCAAACTGAGCCTGGCCACCAACGCCTTGCCCATGTTGGTTACTGCACCTTGGATCAGACTTGCCACCGCTTGGTGCGATGGAGGATCTTGGACTCCAGCATGGTGCAGGAGAGGTAACTAGCAGGCTCTTAAATCAGGAGGCATCATAATGGAAGTGATGTGGCACTACCCGCCCACATGCACTCACCATTGGCCACTCCCAatcaaataatttgttttaaaaataaagtatttcagcTGTTTAAAGTATTTTACCTGGCTTGTCACTTATAAATCTATATTAAAtgtttccactgttttttttttccaggtggcATTATTTATGTTCCTGATTCTTAAAAGTAACCAGTATGTTTGTAGTTGAAAATTGTTAACACTTGTGAGACAGCCTCATCCTCAGGACAGCAACCAGCAGGATGAAGCAGGAGAAGGTAACTGAAGAGCCTTCAGGTCCCTGGCCATTTGTTCACCCACAACCCCCATCATCATGGATTCTTCCTTGCCACAATCACTAAACATCTAGTGCTAAACCTATGTGTATGGGCAGCATAGCTACTCAGATCTGCTTCCCTGCCCCGAGAAGCAGTTTCAGATAAATCTTCATGGGCATTTCTGGATTGATGGCAGCTTTGAACCTGCAGaatctttcttttcaaattgtgCAAACAAGTATATTCTGAAAGAGGCATTTTACTATGGCTCTTGATGGTTGTGAAATCCAGGCAAAAGCAATGAGGAAGTTTAGAAAGGAGAATTAGCCAAAATGGGCTACAATGATATTTAAATCATCCATTTAAAATGAGCTTATCATgccatggctggtatggctcggtgaattgagtgttggcctgggaaccaaagggttactggttcaattcccagtctagggcacatgccttggatgcagcccaggtccccagtagggggcatgtcagaagcaaccacacattgatgtttctctctctctcgctctctctttctcccacccttcccctctacctaaaaataaataaataaattctttaaaaataaaataaaataagctgatTGTGTCgggggctggatggagggagcaaagggggaaaattgggacaactgtaatagcataaagaataaaatatttttaaaagaataaaatgagctGATAGTGTTTTGCTAACAAACAGTGTACATCTTGTACATGCAAAAATGAATTCACCTCTCCCACCTCTTTCTGCAGTTAATGGAAAACTGTTAAGGGAAGCCGATCCAAAGAGAATACTTGCTCCTTTCCATCATCTTAGCACCTTGTTTTGCCTCTTCAGATTGTGATGTGCACATACCTTCTTTTCAATGCATTGCAGCTAACGTTTTGATACCTGTAACTTTGGGGGCAGGGTGCAATTGTTTAAGAATCATGGATTTATTTTCTGTACATCTTTGGCTATTGTCCTTGTGTATCCTGACAGTGCCATGTGTGTCAGCCCATGTCAATCAAGATGGGTAATCATTGAAATGCCAGACTTCTAAGTTAAATGTTCAGGAAtttaacatgtaaataaatgctgttttggggatgaaagaaagaaaagaaagaaaagaaagaaagaaaggaaaggaaagaaaggaaagaaagaaaactggaagcaTTTAATTAAGTATGAGGAGAAGTTTTTACCCAGAGATGACGGCTATTAATATTTGGTATATCTTATATATTTAGTACTTTCGCATCCAGAATTTTTGCTTAACACTTATCATGAGCATTTCCCTCATGTTAAAAGCTTAAAGAGCATGAGTTAATTGGCACACTGAATTCCGTGTGTGTGCAGTTTTATCCCCACCTTATTTTGAAGTATTCTTAGGTATTTATAGAGAAGTTGTAAAGAGAATACACCATGGAGTTTGTTTTGATTGTTTCTAAGTGATGGGGTTTCTATATTTTCCAACTTTTCTACATTGCTTATATATTTCTTCTGGAGATTGAAGTAGTAGTTTTTTAAGGGATAGGATTAATGGAACTCAAACTAGATTACAACAACATGGAAACAGCTTTTTGGAAAAGACTATAGAAAATAGACtgtaacatttaaagaataaagacaGGAAGTTTGTGGTTAATACTGTAGCACTCTTGATGGGAAATGATCCTCTGTAAGTGGCTAGACTGAGTAAAAATAATACCTTTCATTGATGTTTAAAATTCGGGGTGAACATTATTAAAAGATTAgcacaagttttaaaaatcctttggtttgtattttcttatcttctcaaaaagaaaccttaaagTTACTCAATAtcctgttgttttttattttcaagaatataattattttcttcaattccAGAATGTAAAGACTTACTTTCTCTTTCCTATTCCTAGGCCACTGCTTCCTGCCTCTTCAGGAATCCGATTCTCTTTTTCAGAATCTTTAGGGGACAGTCTGAAGAATTCTCCAATTCCTTTTTGCCATTTAGGAGTTGGGCGCACACAAACTGGATTCCCTCCTGCATACTTATTTTCagctataaaatataaacagatggAACTAAATAAGAACTAAGAATACAATAGCTATCCCTTAAAGAGAAACAATTTCTTAATATCAAATCTAAAGGGTATTAAATGATA from Phyllostomus discolor isolate MPI-MPIP mPhyDis1 chromosome 1, mPhyDis1.pri.v3, whole genome shotgun sequence encodes:
- the PCLAF gene encoding PCNA-associated factor codes for the protein MVRTKADSVPGTYRKVVASRAPRKVLGSSTSAANSRSPSSRKAENKYAGGNPVCVRPTPKWQKGIGEFFRLSPKDSEKENRIPEEAGSSGLGIGKRKVRPLPPDHTDDEEE